From a region of the Thioalkalivibrio sp. XN279 genome:
- a CDS encoding thermonuclease family protein, with the protein MHLIYRAIAAFCLVLLAGIAAASSPHGNVENPRPGYLYGEVVKIADGDTLTLLTPAKEQVRIRLAEIDTPERGQPYAQKAQDALSRLVWGKPLAVRVVDTDRYDRTVGRIYVGEIDVSAEMVRLGAAWVYRRYATDASLFDLEAEAREAGRGLWGLSEAERAPPWEWRHRN; encoded by the coding sequence ATGCATCTCATATATCGCGCGATTGCAGCTTTCTGCCTTGTCCTCCTCGCCGGCATTGCAGCGGCGTCAAGCCCCCACGGCAACGTGGAGAATCCGCGTCCCGGCTATCTCTACGGCGAAGTGGTCAAGATTGCCGACGGCGACACCCTCACCCTGCTCACCCCTGCCAAGGAGCAGGTGCGCATACGCCTCGCTGAGATCGATACGCCCGAGCGCGGGCAGCCGTACGCGCAAAAAGCCCAGGATGCGCTTTCGAGATTGGTCTGGGGCAAGCCACTTGCGGTCCGGGTAGTGGACACCGATCGATATGATCGGACCGTGGGACGGATCTATGTCGGCGAAATCGACGTATCCGCAGAAATGGTCCGCCTCGGAGCCGCCTGGGTTTATCGACGCTACGCGACCGATGCGAGCTTGTTTGACCTGGAGGCCGAAGCCCGCGAGGCTGGACGAGGGCTTTGGGGCTTATCCGAGGCAGAGCGCGCGCCCCCATGGGAGTGGCGACACCGAAACTAA
- a CDS encoding universal stress protein, producing the protein MRIVAAVDRSDFADLVVGMVRRLADTDTTEVLLLNVAPREADMLGRQLSRKEVEEPVPEELRDRRELLDRLAGELGASGIACSTLLVRGLPAQTIIQEASRWSADLIVVGSQGRGMLYRRMLGSVSEEVLAARRFPVLVVPGQVDA; encoded by the coding sequence ATGAGAATCGTCGCCGCCGTTGATCGTTCAGACTTCGCCGATCTTGTCGTGGGGATGGTGCGCCGCCTCGCGGACACCGACACCACGGAAGTGCTGCTCCTTAACGTCGCTCCCCGCGAGGCCGACATGCTCGGCCGGCAGCTCTCCCGCAAAGAGGTGGAAGAGCCTGTGCCCGAGGAATTGCGGGACCGGCGCGAACTGCTCGATCGACTGGCCGGCGAGCTTGGCGCCAGCGGCATCGCGTGCTCCACGCTGCTGGTCCGGGGATTGCCGGCGCAGACGATCATCCAGGAGGCGAGCCGATGGTCGGCCGACCTGATTGTCGTCGGCTCGCAGGGCCGCGGGATGCTCTATCGCCGCATGCTCGGCAGCGTCAGCGAAGAGGTGCTGGCCGCGCGCCGCTTCCCTGTCCTGGTCGTGCCTGGACAGGTCGACGCCTGA
- a CDS encoding antitoxin Xre/MbcA/ParS toxin-binding domain-containing protein, with translation MPALSRSIEDNTLDGTISLLGGQKTLGRPVTDDYQAHDLIVAGLPVRAALQLISSLDLLPTDPSWPRPLGASRTTVARWKNAPAASRLSRTHSARTWVLAATLIRAARVLGSQRDAERWLMAHIPALDHRRPVDLLATPMGVKLLADHLLRLKEGVYT, from the coding sequence ATGCCAGCACTTTCTCGATCAATAGAGGACAACACTCTGGACGGCACGATCAGCTTGCTGGGCGGCCAGAAGACGCTCGGGCGCCCCGTTACAGACGACTACCAGGCCCACGACCTTATCGTCGCCGGGCTGCCTGTGCGCGCAGCTCTGCAACTCATCAGTTCGCTTGACCTCCTCCCGACCGACCCGTCTTGGCCGCGCCCGCTCGGAGCCAGCCGGACCACTGTCGCGCGATGGAAGAACGCGCCCGCCGCCAGCCGCTTGAGTCGTACGCACAGTGCCCGGACTTGGGTCCTCGCCGCCACGCTGATACGGGCAGCCCGCGTGCTAGGGTCTCAGCGTGATGCGGAGAGATGGCTCATGGCACATATTCCTGCACTGGACCACCGCCGCCCGGTGGATCTCCTGGCGACCCCGATGGGCGTGAAGCTCCTGGCGGATCATCTTCTTCGGCTTAAAGAAGGCGTCTATACATAG
- a CDS encoding outer membrane beta-barrel protein, whose amino-acid sequence MDNTATLKLTRRSGVPATALLVAVLLATPAPTYADSGFYLGGSLGRSFLEGDISDAGEGSVEFDDGASAWKGFAGFNIDAFVIDLAIEGGYVDFGAPSDRIAGSDVEFDLTGWDVFGLAGVELGPVGVFAKAGFIDWSADLSLDDTRIGSDSGTDPAYGIGARFSLFSAEVRAEYEYFDVEDTDVSLVSVGVVWTF is encoded by the coding sequence ATGGATAACACGGCCACTCTCAAGCTCACCCGCCGATCCGGCGTACCCGCCACGGCGCTGCTGGTCGCTGTCCTGTTGGCCACCCCGGCGCCGACGTATGCAGACTCCGGCTTTTACCTCGGCGGCAGCCTAGGCCGCTCGTTCCTGGAAGGGGACATATCCGATGCCGGCGAGGGGTCGGTCGAATTCGACGACGGTGCCTCCGCCTGGAAGGGCTTCGCCGGGTTCAATATCGATGCTTTCGTCATCGACCTCGCCATCGAGGGCGGCTACGTCGACTTCGGCGCCCCATCCGACCGGATCGCCGGCAGCGACGTCGAATTCGACCTGACCGGCTGGGACGTGTTCGGCCTGGCAGGAGTCGAGCTGGGCCCGGTCGGCGTGTTCGCCAAGGCCGGCTTCATCGACTGGTCCGCGGACCTGTCATTGGATGACACCCGGATCGGCAGCGACAGCGGCACCGACCCCGCTTACGGCATCGGCGCCCGTTTCAGCCTGTTTTCGGCGGAGGTGCGTGCCGAGTACGAATACTTCGACGTCGAGGACACCGACGTGTCGCTGGTAAGCGTGGGCGTGGTCTGGACGTTCTGA
- a CDS encoding antitoxin Xre/MbcA/ParS toxin-binding domain-containing protein yields MAEKIILTPADFSSFVEQMGRAAPANARLEAALRDFAELKTEMPDGSVEVSWRPRPKQGSGFGTAVPPVLECPMAATPEAQAEQIIGLATWLNRGQRDHSLRWFDTPIPDLGTKSPRELVADGQAEIVRDYLVRASSGSVE; encoded by the coding sequence ATGGCCGAAAAAATCATTCTCACGCCAGCGGATTTCTCGTCGTTCGTCGAACAAATGGGGAGAGCGGCACCCGCGAATGCTCGCCTGGAGGCTGCCTTGCGCGACTTCGCGGAGTTGAAGACAGAGATGCCGGATGGGTCCGTGGAAGTCAGTTGGCGGCCACGGCCGAAGCAAGGATCGGGCTTCGGAACAGCTGTCCCGCCAGTGCTGGAGTGCCCCATGGCGGCAACTCCAGAGGCGCAGGCCGAGCAAATCATCGGCTTGGCCACCTGGCTCAATAGGGGTCAGCGGGATCATTCGCTGCGATGGTTCGACACGCCTATCCCCGATCTTGGCACGAAATCCCCACGAGAACTCGTGGCGGATGGACAGGCGGAAATTGTTCGCGATTATTTAGTCAGGGCGTCATCGGGTTCTGTGGAGTAG
- a CDS encoding ParM/StbA family protein: protein MFILGIDIGYSNLKLAHGQATAPEPYIWTCPSGAAPVEDSVLSSGRSQRGHHVLVNGRIWVVGHSQHGLVTTSQRSLNNDYTETDAYRALFHLALLRTGADHVDRVVTGLPVSECLEHGRIQNLEEMLAGTHEVAEGMRISVGEVKVVPQPGGSLILASRRRELSQFIETGFVSVIDPGFFSTDWLTLDGGRIVESLSGTNMRAVSVVLQRAAELIRQSEGSRPPLEMLEDAVRNEKPTILVAGHHFDYRPLLATAAQEVGVASMSEITQNLRVETRRLDMVIVTGGGAAIYRQILETVLPKTRIEVLDNPVMANATGFWLAGH from the coding sequence ATGTTCATCTTAGGTATCGATATCGGCTACTCCAATCTGAAGCTTGCGCACGGGCAAGCCACTGCTCCTGAGCCCTATATCTGGACCTGCCCTTCTGGTGCGGCACCGGTTGAAGACTCCGTGCTTTCATCAGGCCGTAGCCAGCGCGGCCACCACGTGTTGGTCAATGGCCGCATCTGGGTCGTCGGGCACTCCCAGCATGGCCTTGTCACCACATCCCAGCGCAGCCTCAACAACGACTACACCGAGACGGACGCATACCGTGCCCTGTTCCACCTCGCCCTACTACGGACGGGAGCGGATCATGTCGATCGTGTTGTCACCGGCCTCCCTGTCAGTGAGTGCCTCGAACACGGGCGGATTCAGAATCTGGAGGAAATGCTCGCAGGCACTCACGAAGTCGCTGAAGGGATGCGGATATCTGTGGGTGAGGTCAAGGTGGTTCCTCAGCCCGGCGGATCCTTGATCCTGGCATCGAGACGGAGGGAACTCTCGCAGTTTATCGAGACAGGCTTTGTCTCTGTGATTGACCCGGGGTTCTTCTCCACCGATTGGCTCACCTTAGATGGCGGGCGCATCGTCGAATCCCTCTCTGGCACGAATATGCGCGCTGTTTCAGTTGTGCTGCAGCGAGCTGCTGAGCTGATTCGCCAGTCGGAGGGCAGCCGTCCTCCTCTCGAAATGCTGGAAGATGCGGTTCGGAACGAGAAGCCGACCATCCTCGTCGCAGGCCACCACTTCGACTACCGCCCGCTACTTGCGACCGCAGCGCAGGAGGTCGGAGTGGCGTCGATGAGCGAGATCACCCAGAACCTCAGGGTGGAGACCCGTCGACTTGACATGGTCATCGTCACAGGAGGCGGAGCAGCCATCTATCGACAGATCCTCGAGACGGTCCTGCCCAAGACCCGCATCGAGGTGCTTGACAACCCGGTGATGGCCAATGCAACCGGCTTTTGGCTCGCAGGTCACTAA
- a CDS encoding integrase domain-containing protein: MVGRYQAKRNFGWGKSIRFAVRRAYKACSDPDRFPSEKRFIYSATPFFNWAKENGIGDLARGDPQLTLEEYGAHKRDEVQEAEVAVGTAQNHLSASNQVFKVLTGSDQFWISPSEFSGSRTYIRTVPPDGMDHAVIESLIEALTVEGLSRVAAGVGLARYGGLRREEFCLANLDRWLSEAPSGSIRVVDGTKGGIVPRRQIPLTERLQLAIDFAISVRPMGSCNLLDPAERYKHFKLGEVQRARKVLKEFGIDGYHELRAAYACDRYEQISGFPAPVMAGGQRTAGKDADREARMRVSIELGHRRPSITTAYYGGRREQLCPRFIGGRCA; encoded by the coding sequence GTGGTTGGCAGATACCAGGCGAAGAGGAATTTCGGCTGGGGGAAGAGCATACGGTTTGCAGTCCGGCGTGCCTACAAGGCGTGCTCGGACCCGGACCGCTTTCCTTCGGAGAAGAGGTTCATCTACAGCGCCACACCGTTCTTCAATTGGGCGAAGGAGAATGGTATCGGGGACCTCGCCCGCGGCGACCCGCAGCTTACGCTTGAGGAATATGGTGCGCATAAACGCGACGAGGTTCAGGAGGCGGAGGTCGCTGTCGGAACGGCGCAGAACCATCTATCTGCTTCAAACCAGGTGTTCAAGGTCCTTACAGGCAGCGATCAGTTCTGGATTTCTCCGAGCGAGTTTTCTGGCTCACGAACCTACATTCGCACAGTCCCGCCGGATGGTATGGATCACGCGGTCATTGAATCGCTAATCGAGGCACTTACGGTCGAGGGACTGTCACGCGTCGCCGCTGGTGTTGGGCTGGCGCGGTATGGTGGCCTGAGGCGTGAGGAGTTTTGTCTGGCCAATCTCGATCGGTGGTTAAGTGAGGCGCCGTCTGGGAGTATCCGCGTGGTCGATGGAACCAAAGGGGGAATCGTTCCGAGGCGGCAGATCCCACTCACGGAACGGTTGCAACTCGCTATCGACTTCGCGATCTCGGTTCGCCCCATGGGGTCGTGCAACCTATTAGACCCCGCGGAGCGTTACAAACACTTCAAGTTGGGTGAGGTGCAGCGTGCTCGAAAGGTTCTGAAGGAATTTGGAATCGATGGATATCACGAGCTAAGGGCAGCGTACGCATGTGATCGCTACGAGCAGATATCTGGTTTCCCTGCTCCGGTGATGGCCGGTGGCCAACGCACCGCGGGGAAGGATGCGGATCGTGAGGCGAGGATGCGCGTCTCCATCGAACTGGGACACCGCCGTCCATCAATTACGACCGCTTATTACGGTGGGCGCCGCGAGCAACTTTGCCCCAGATTTATCGGGGGGCGATGCGCATGA
- a CDS encoding glucan biosynthesis protein G, producing MASLRGKLFFLPLCIVLLAPGAGVPSSALAQAGPALAEGERFSRDTVIEQARQLAQQPFARPPQAPESLAQMDYSEYRKINYQQDAAVWGSSPTRFSVQLFAPGYLYRDLVDIEIVENGRSRPLVVGEDSFLVPDPELAQLLAEIGKYAGFRLHYPLNSPHYADEFLVFQGASYFRGVSQGQSYGLSARGLAIDVAGPKGEEHPIFRKFWVERPSSSQDSMVVHALLDSRRVTGAYRFGIYPGAPLRMEIEATLFPREDIEHIGLAPLTSMFMHGPLDHADVPDYRPAVHDSEGLAIRRGNGERIWRPLANPRTLQISAFIDENPAGFGLVQRARDFGHYQDLEARYERRPSAWVQPLGDWGKGHVQLVEIPSNSEGNDNIVAYWRPAQGLRKGEPFSYAYRLTWPEDVSPSPGLARVVRSAGGQKLFSELKEVMIDYSDLSAKAVEDSVVHASISRGRIVESRVQANPAVNGARVFLSLETDDPETAEIRVDLKRGDRPLAETWLYRWLNEY from the coding sequence ATGGCTAGCCTGCGCGGCAAACTTTTCTTCCTCCCCCTATGCATCGTGCTGCTGGCGCCAGGCGCCGGAGTTCCCAGCAGTGCGCTGGCGCAGGCCGGGCCCGCACTCGCCGAAGGCGAGCGCTTCTCCCGGGACACCGTCATCGAACAGGCGCGACAGCTTGCGCAACAGCCCTTCGCACGGCCGCCGCAGGCGCCGGAATCGCTGGCGCAGATGGATTACTCCGAGTACCGCAAGATCAACTACCAGCAGGACGCGGCGGTCTGGGGGAGCTCGCCGACACGCTTCTCCGTGCAATTGTTCGCACCGGGCTACCTCTACCGCGACCTCGTGGATATCGAGATCGTCGAAAACGGCAGGAGCCGTCCGCTGGTGGTCGGGGAAGATTCCTTCCTCGTGCCCGATCCGGAACTGGCGCAGCTGCTGGCGGAGATCGGGAAGTACGCCGGCTTCCGCCTGCATTACCCCCTGAACAGTCCCCACTACGCGGACGAGTTCCTGGTCTTCCAGGGCGCCAGCTATTTCCGCGGCGTGTCGCAGGGCCAGTCATATGGCCTGTCGGCCCGCGGCCTGGCGATCGACGTGGCTGGCCCCAAGGGCGAGGAACACCCTATCTTTCGCAAGTTCTGGGTGGAGCGTCCTTCGAGCAGCCAGGACTCGATGGTGGTGCACGCCCTGCTCGACAGCCGGCGCGTGACTGGAGCCTACCGTTTCGGGATTTATCCAGGTGCTCCGCTGCGCATGGAGATCGAGGCCACCCTGTTCCCGCGCGAAGACATCGAGCACATCGGCCTTGCGCCACTGACATCGATGTTCATGCATGGCCCACTGGATCATGCCGATGTGCCCGACTACCGGCCGGCGGTGCACGATTCCGAGGGGCTGGCCATCAGGCGCGGCAACGGCGAGCGCATCTGGCGCCCCCTGGCCAACCCGCGCACGCTGCAGATCAGTGCCTTCATCGACGAGAACCCCGCCGGTTTCGGACTCGTGCAGCGCGCACGCGACTTCGGTCACTACCAGGATCTCGAAGCCCGTTATGAGCGCCGCCCTTCCGCCTGGGTGCAACCGCTGGGCGACTGGGGCAAGGGCCATGTGCAACTGGTCGAGATCCCGTCGAACTCGGAAGGCAACGACAACATCGTTGCGTACTGGCGCCCGGCGCAGGGCCTGCGCAAGGGGGAACCTTTCTCCTATGCGTACCGCCTGACCTGGCCGGAGGACGTCTCGCCGAGCCCCGGGCTGGCGCGCGTCGTGCGCAGCGCCGGCGGGCAGAAGCTGTTCAGCGAGCTGAAGGAAGTGATGATCGACTACAGTGATCTGTCCGCGAAAGCCGTGGAGGACAGCGTGGTTCATGCCAGCATCTCGCGGGGGCGCATCGTTGAGTCCCGCGTCCAGGCCAACCCGGCGGTCAATGGCGCGCGCGTCTTCCTTAGCCTGGAGACGGACGATCCGGAGACTGCAGAAATCCGTGTCGACCTGAAACGGGGTGACCGGCCGCTGGCGGAAACCTGGCTGTATCGCTGGCTCAATGAGTACTGA
- a CDS encoding Arm DNA-binding domain-containing protein — MAKKRGVRPASDTSIEIDFMYRGMRCRERINLEPSKANLNHASLMRRRILDEIALGTFEYGAHFPDSPRARSLARNPSSVITVGEALEAYLEDNRTALAYSTWLDYRNSILNQLIPALGHLTLDELKRSHVREFISNKEASPKRLRNILIPLRAVLAELAEDEFIAVDPLAGWQPRFPRRDRELDEDASDVIDPFSLEEIRAIVSAAGPGCRHMLQFGFWTGLRISELIGLRWRDVEDERVSIRMTRVRKRLKDPKTTRSRRIITLLKPAADALREQASLTNRDGTWVFLNPDGGHWLTSDQLRKRAWKPTIEKAGVRYRYPYQMRHTFASMMLTAGENPAWVSTQMGHCDLAMIYKRYGRWIPDNAPKAGALAEARW; from the coding sequence ATGGCTAAGAAGCGAGGTGTAAGGCCCGCCAGTGACACCAGCATAGAGATCGACTTCATGTATCGCGGCATGCGTTGCCGCGAGCGGATTAATCTTGAGCCCTCGAAAGCGAACCTGAATCATGCATCCTTGATGCGGCGACGCATTCTCGATGAGATTGCATTGGGCACGTTCGAGTACGGCGCGCACTTCCCAGACTCGCCCCGTGCCAGATCTCTTGCTCGCAATCCGTCCTCCGTGATTACCGTGGGTGAAGCCTTGGAGGCGTACTTGGAGGACAACCGAACCGCTTTGGCCTACTCCACATGGCTGGATTATCGGAACTCGATCCTAAACCAGCTTATCCCAGCCCTAGGGCATCTAACCCTCGATGAGCTAAAGAGAAGTCACGTCAGGGAGTTCATCAGCAACAAAGAAGCCTCTCCGAAGCGTTTGAGAAACATTCTTATCCCCCTGAGAGCGGTGCTAGCGGAGCTGGCCGAGGATGAGTTCATAGCAGTTGATCCACTGGCCGGCTGGCAGCCGCGGTTTCCTCGCAGAGATCGAGAGCTCGACGAAGATGCAAGCGACGTCATCGACCCGTTCAGCCTCGAAGAAATACGAGCGATCGTTTCGGCAGCCGGTCCCGGATGTCGGCACATGCTCCAGTTCGGCTTTTGGACAGGCCTCAGAATCAGCGAGTTAATCGGTCTACGTTGGAGGGACGTGGAAGACGAGCGAGTCTCAATCCGTATGACACGCGTTCGTAAAAGGTTGAAGGACCCAAAAACAACGCGTAGTCGACGCATTATCACCCTTTTGAAACCAGCAGCCGACGCTTTACGGGAGCAAGCATCCTTAACGAATCGCGATGGCACGTGGGTGTTCTTGAATCCTGATGGCGGCCACTGGCTAACCTCTGATCAACTCAGAAAGCGCGCGTGGAAGCCCACGATCGAGAAGGCCGGAGTCCGATACCGGTATCCCTATCAGATGCGCCACACGTTTGCTTCGATGATGCTAACTGCCGGAGAGAACCCTGCGTGGGTATCAACTCAGATGGGGCATTGCGATTTGGCGATGATATACAAGCGTTACGGACGATGGATTCCCGACAATGCTCCCAAGGCGGGAGCTCTTGCCGAAGCCAGATGGTAG